In Terriglobia bacterium, one genomic interval encodes:
- a CDS encoding PSD1 and planctomycete cytochrome C domain-containing protein — translation MGSGHKGLRSGQTVVTVKCGLFLLLLIFLAGLVKAQKLTTSDNGSAGPPQASAKTAPRSTKASSSAAPNFGRDIEPVFLASCGNCHAGNQAQGHLRLDSVAAILKGGVSGAAIVPGHSQDSLLVRRLLGLGDGPRMPMAASPLEPRNINLIRAWIDYASFKGIELGAQSAAPAPKSSHQQSTAASPLFAAKIRPVLAARCYQCHGPEIHQNGLRLDSLAAILKGSENGKVVVPGNSGDSRIIRRLAGLERPQMPYGGPPLTDAQIKMVRQWIDMGAPGPDSTTAIAQATQPLKHWAYIKPVRPDLPKVKNSAWCRNPIDYFVLARLEKDGAHPSPEADKATLLRRVYLDLIGLPPTIKETDEFMADQSPSAYEKLVDKLLASPHYGERWARPWLDLSRYADSNGYEKDNPRVAWEYRDWLIKALNDDMSFKEFTIEQIAGDMLPNPTNDQLIATGFNRNTLLNQEGGVDKLEQRFYTLVDRVNTTAEVWLGTTLGCAECHNHKFDPFPQKDYYRMMAFFDSNANYKILDLGQGEGYVWEPDLELPTPEQAVKAKQLRTDIAGLKQTLATETPARESEQEKWEAEMKRAVKEWTPLKPSHYVSEEGAELKLLDDGSILAGGKNPFADTYDIEAETKSQAITGIRIEVLADPSLPKGGPGRDLDGNFFLSGFEVEASPADKSGPAQKIVFKQAVDNESESGYSARNLVKKDKDLKGWSIDSTPSPVPIVREAVLVPEKPFGFPAGTKLTIRLTHGMRHTTRNIGRFRLSVTTSQNPAAITQVPARMVPVLDKPSSERSEKEKGDLAAVFRSIAPSLQPARDQVAKLEKSVEDLGIVTALVMGEQGSFERPSTYVRIRGTFSSLSDKVFAGVPSALNPLPSDAMPNRLGLAEWLVSDDNPLTARVTVNHYWQEIFGQGIVETSEDFGTQGDPPTHPELLDWLATEFMQNNWSMKHIIRLIVASATYRQSSRATPQMIEYDPYDKLLERGPRFRVEAEMVRDIALSAAGLLSPRVGGPSVMPYQPPGIWDRPYSDAKWVESIDGDQYRRGIYIFIRRTAPYPSLTTFDVPSREFCTVRRVRTNTPLQALTTLNDPVYFEAAKALARRMMEDAGPGPAARVTYGFRRAVTRRPASQELDRIVAYYQAELGHYQKDLKAAGDVIKGYGDSKLDPAEQAAWTMVANVLLNLDETITKE, via the coding sequence ATGGGATCCGGGCACAAGGGATTGCGGTCGGGCCAGACTGTTGTAACTGTCAAATGCGGCCTCTTCCTATTGCTTCTGATATTTCTCGCCGGCTTGGTGAAGGCGCAGAAGCTGACGACCAGCGATAATGGATCTGCTGGTCCTCCCCAGGCCAGTGCAAAGACCGCTCCTCGATCGACCAAAGCGAGTTCCTCTGCCGCTCCCAACTTCGGCCGTGACATTGAACCCGTCTTTCTGGCCTCCTGCGGCAACTGCCACGCGGGCAACCAGGCACAGGGTCATCTGCGGCTGGATTCGGTCGCGGCCATCCTAAAGGGCGGTGTCTCCGGCGCTGCAATTGTTCCCGGTCACAGCCAGGACAGCCTTCTTGTCAGGCGGTTGCTCGGGCTGGGAGACGGACCGCGTATGCCGATGGCAGCGAGTCCGCTCGAGCCCCGTAATATCAATCTGATTCGGGCCTGGATCGATTACGCGTCCTTCAAAGGAATCGAGTTGGGAGCTCAGTCGGCAGCTCCTGCGCCGAAGTCTTCGCATCAGCAATCCACGGCTGCGTCGCCGTTATTCGCTGCGAAGATTCGTCCCGTTCTTGCCGCGCGCTGCTACCAGTGCCACGGCCCGGAAATTCATCAAAACGGATTACGCCTGGATTCGCTTGCCGCGATTCTGAAGGGCAGCGAGAACGGCAAGGTTGTCGTCCCAGGCAACAGTGGCGACAGCCGCATTATTCGGCGATTGGCTGGGCTTGAACGCCCCCAAATGCCGTACGGCGGCCCGCCGCTCACCGACGCGCAGATCAAAATGGTCCGCCAATGGATCGATATGGGTGCGCCGGGTCCGGATTCGACGACTGCCATTGCGCAAGCCACGCAGCCGCTCAAGCATTGGGCGTACATCAAGCCGGTGCGGCCCGACTTGCCAAAAGTGAAAAACTCTGCCTGGTGCCGCAATCCCATTGACTACTTTGTTCTGGCCCGTCTCGAAAAGGATGGCGCCCACCCTTCGCCCGAAGCGGACAAAGCCACTCTGCTTCGGCGCGTTTACCTTGATCTGATCGGACTGCCGCCCACCATTAAAGAAACGGACGAATTCATGGCGGATCAGAGTCCCAGCGCCTACGAGAAGCTTGTGGATAAGCTTCTTGCCTCGCCGCATTACGGTGAGCGCTGGGCCCGGCCCTGGCTTGACCTCTCCCGCTATGCGGACTCAAACGGCTACGAAAAAGACAACCCGCGCGTGGCGTGGGAATACCGCGACTGGCTCATCAAAGCGCTCAATGACGACATGTCGTTCAAGGAATTTACCATTGAGCAGATCGCGGGCGACATGCTGCCCAACCCAACGAATGACCAATTGATTGCCACCGGCTTCAACCGAAACACCTTGTTGAACCAGGAAGGCGGCGTGGACAAACTTGAGCAGCGATTCTATACGCTGGTGGACCGGGTCAACACCACGGCGGAGGTATGGCTCGGCACCACGCTCGGATGCGCCGAATGCCACAACCACAAGTTCGATCCTTTCCCTCAAAAAGACTATTACCGCATGATGGCGTTCTTCGACAGCAACGCGAATTACAAGATTCTGGATTTGGGGCAGGGAGAAGGTTATGTCTGGGAGCCTGATCTTGAGCTGCCCACGCCGGAGCAGGCGGTCAAAGCAAAGCAGCTTCGGACGGACATCGCCGGGCTGAAGCAAACGCTCGCCACCGAAACTCCTGCGCGCGAATCCGAACAGGAAAAGTGGGAAGCCGAAATGAAGCGCGCCGTGAAGGAATGGACGCCGCTCAAACCCAGCCATTATGTATCCGAGGAAGGGGCCGAGCTCAAGCTGCTGGACGATGGGTCGATTTTGGCCGGCGGCAAAAATCCTTTCGCGGACACTTACGATATCGAAGCAGAAACCAAATCCCAGGCAATCACGGGGATACGCATCGAGGTCCTTGCAGATCCAAGCCTTCCGAAAGGAGGACCCGGCCGCGACCTGGACGGCAACTTTTTTTTGAGCGGATTCGAGGTGGAAGCATCGCCGGCCGACAAATCTGGCCCTGCCCAGAAGATCGTTTTCAAGCAAGCCGTTGATAACGAATCGGAGTCCGGCTACAGCGCCCGAAACCTGGTTAAGAAAGATAAGGATTTGAAGGGATGGTCGATTGACTCGACGCCTTCACCTGTCCCGATTGTCCGCGAGGCCGTCCTGGTCCCGGAAAAACCCTTCGGATTTCCTGCAGGGACAAAGTTGACGATTCGTTTGACACACGGTATGCGCCACACCACCCGCAACATCGGGCGGTTCAGGCTTTCCGTCACAACCAGCCAGAACCCAGCCGCGATCACTCAGGTGCCGGCCAGGATGGTCCCGGTGCTCGATAAGCCGTCCTCCGAGCGCAGCGAGAAGGAGAAGGGTGACCTTGCCGCAGTCTTCCGATCGATCGCACCCTCGCTTCAGCCGGCGCGCGACCAGGTGGCCAAGCTTGAGAAATCGGTTGAGGACCTGGGTATTGTGACCGCGCTCGTGATGGGCGAGCAGGGCTCCTTCGAGCGGCCCAGCACCTACGTTCGCATTCGAGGGACATTCTCCAGCCTGAGTGACAAAGTGTTCGCGGGAGTGCCATCGGCCCTGAATCCGCTGCCTTCAGACGCCATGCCAAACCGGTTGGGCCTGGCCGAATGGCTGGTGAGCGACGACAATCCGCTTACCGCGCGCGTCACGGTGAACCACTACTGGCAGGAAATCTTCGGCCAGGGCATCGTTGAGACCTCGGAAGATTTCGGCACGCAGGGCGATCCGCCCACTCATCCGGAATTGCTGGACTGGCTGGCTACCGAGTTCATGCAGAACAACTGGAGCATGAAGCACATCATCCGGCTGATCGTCGCCTCGGCCACTTACCGGCAATCATCGCGCGCCACTCCGCAGATGATCGAGTACGACCCATACGATAAGCTGCTGGAACGCGGGCCGCGGTTCCGCGTGGAAGCTGAGATGGTGCGCGACATCGCGCTTTCTGCTGCCGGCCTGCTCAGTCCCAGGGTCGGCGGGCCGAGTGTAATGCCTTATCAGCCGCCCGGCATCTGGGACCGTCCTTACAGCGATGCGAAATGGGTTGAAAGCATAGACGGAGACCAGTACCGCCGCGGTATCTATATTTTCATCCGGCGTACCGCGCCCTACCCCAGCCTGACAACCTTCGATGTGCCCAGCCGCGAATTCTGCACCGTGCGGAGGGTCCGCACCAACACGCCACTCCAGGCGCTGACCACCCTCAATGATCCGGTTTACTTTGAGGCGGCCAAAGCTTTGGCGCGGCGGATGATGGAAGACGCCGGCCCTGGCCCCGCGGCGCGCGTTACATATGGCTTTCGGCGGGCGGTGACACGGAGGCCGGCCAGCCAGGAACTGGACCGCATCGTGGCCTATTACCAGGCCGAGCTCGGCCATTACCAGAAAGACCTGAAGGCGGCAGGGGACGTTATCAAGGGGTATGGTGATTCAAAGCTCGACCCGGCTGAGCAGGCGGCATGGACGATGGTGGCCAACGTGCTCCTGAACCTGGACGAAACTATTACGAAGGAATAA